A window from Prinia subflava isolate CZ2003 ecotype Zambia chromosome Z, Cam_Psub_1.2, whole genome shotgun sequence encodes these proteins:
- the SPINK4 gene encoding serine protease inhibitor Kazal-type 4 — translation MAGRELLLLLVTLVAAGGAELDEGSGVRRPVCQDLAHLQACPLLYLPICGTDGNTYANECQLCVEKMKTRQDIRILKDGECQDA, via the exons ATGGCtgggagagagctgctgctgctgctggtgactCTTGTTGCTGCCGGAG gggcagagctggatgAAGGCAGTGGCGTGAGAAGG CCGGTGTGTCAAGACCTGGCGCACCTGCAGGCCTGCCCCCTCCTGTACTTGCCCATCTGTGGGACCGATGGGAATACCTATGCCAATGAATGCCAGCTCTGTGTGGAAAAAAT GAAAACCAGGCAAGACATCCGGATTTTGAAAGATGGGGAGTGCCAAGATGCCTGA